The proteins below come from a single Melospiza georgiana isolate bMelGeo1 chromosome 4, bMelGeo1.pri, whole genome shotgun sequence genomic window:
- the C4H12orf4 gene encoding protein C12orf4 homolog has product MKPNKGKTITRERDYVYEFSAGNEHFVLTVPLKFPVQENISHLHGRLMVLHNLPCFIENDLKESLSKFVEEETIKDYDREAEVALEAVKSGKVDINQLADTWAKAYKETTLEHAKPEETSWDEDFADVYHDLIHSPASEMLLNLEHNYFVSISELISERDVELKKLRERQGAEMDKVMQELGKSLTDQDVNSLAAQHFESQQDLENKWTNELKQTTAIQKQEYQEWVIKLHQDLKNPNNSSVSDEIKVQPSQLRESVEGNGRIYEEQRLLEESFTIHLGAQLKTMHNLRLLRADMLDFCKHKRNQRSGVKLHRLQTAMSLYSTSLCGLVLLVDNRISSYSGIKRDFATVCQECTDFHFPGIQEQLEIVQKVVLKARAQRSSKTKRHHENKISGNEDKLKNIERNQSNILPGEFYITRHSNLSEIHVAFHLCVDDNVRSVNVTARDPAIMGLRNILKVCCTHDITTISIPLLLVHEMSEEMTIPWCLKRAELVFKCVKGFMMEMASWDGGISRTVQFLVPQTISEEMFYQLSNMLPQIFRVSSTLTLTSKH; this is encoded by the exons ATGAAACCTAATAAAGGAAAGACTATAACTAGAGAGAGAGACTATGTGTACGAATTCAGTGCTGGAAATGAACATTTCGTGCTTACTGTGCCTCTCAAATTCCCTGTGCAAGAGAATATCAGTCATTTGCATGGACGGCTGATGGTTCTGCACAACCTGCCTTGCTTTATAGAAAATG ACCTGAAGGAATCTCTTAGTAAATTTGTAGAAGAGGAAACCATAAAAGATTATGACAGAGAAGCTGAAGTGGCTCTGGAAGCAGTGAAATCAGGAAAAGTAGACATCAACCAGCTGGCAGATACCTGGGCTAAAGCTTATAAAGAG ACAACATTAGAACATGccaaacctgaagaaaccagCTGGGATGAAGATTTTGCAGATGTTTATCATGATCTGATCCATTCTCCAGCTTCTGAAATGCTGTTAAACCTGGAACACAATTATTTTGTTAGCATTTCAGAATTAATAAGTGAAAGGGACGTGGAGCTGAAAAAGCTACGTGAAAg GCAAGGAGCTGAAATGGATAAGGTGATGCAGGAGCTTGGGAAGTCACTGACTGACCAGGATGTGAATTCCTTAGCAGCTCAGCATTTTGAGTCTCAGCAG GATTTGGAGAACAAATGGACCAATGAATTAAAACAGACTACTGCTATCCAGAAGCAGGAATATCAGGAGTGGGTGATAAAGCTTCATCAAGACCTAAAGAATCCCAACAACAGCTCAGTCAG TGATGAAATTAAAGTTCAGCCCAGCCAGCTGAGGGAATCTGTGGAAGGAAATGGGAGAATCTATGAAGAGCAAAGGCTGTTGGAAGAAAGCTTTACTATTCATTTAG gagctcagctgaAGACCATGCACAACCTGAGGCTGCTGAGAGCTGATATGTTGGATTTCTGCAAACACAAGCGCAATCAGCGCAGTGGGGTGAAGCTGCACAGGCTTCAGACTGCCATGTCCCTCTACTCAACTTCCCTCTGTGGCCTGGTGTTGCTAGTGGATAACAGGATCAGCTCATACAGTGGAATCAAAAGAG atttCGCAACTGTTTGCCAAGAATGCACGGATTTCCATTTTCCTGGAATCCAAGAACAACTTGAAATTGTCCAGAAGGTTGTACTTAAGGCCAGAGCACAGCGTAGCAGCAAGACAAAAAGACACCACG aaaacaaaatcagtGGGAATGAAGATAAATTAAAGAATATTGAACGAAACCAGTCGAACATTTTGCCGG GAGAGTTCTACATCACAAGGCACTCAAACCTCTCAGAAATCCACGTTGCCTTTCACCTGTGCGTGGATGACAACGTCAGGTCTGTGAACGTGACCGCCCGAGACCCGGCCATCATGGGGCTCAGGAACATCCTCAAGGTGTGCTGCACACACGACATCACCACCATCAGCATTCCCCTCCTGCTAGTGCATGAAATGTCAGAA GAGATGACCATTCCATGGTGCCTGAAGAGGGCAGAGCTCGTGTTCAAGTGCGTCAAAG GTTTCATGATGGAAATGGCCTCGTGGGATGGAGGAATTTCTCGGACTGTACAATTCCTGGTACCACAG acaatTTCAGAGGAAATGTTTTACCAGCTGAGTAACATGCTGCCACAGATCTTCAGAGTGTCCTCCACACTGACTCTGACCTCCAAGCACTGA